The Brassica rapa cultivar Chiifu-401-42 chromosome A10, CAAS_Brap_v3.01, whole genome shotgun sequence genome segment TtctatcaatttaaaatttaaaaatttctcTATCGAAGAACTTACCACAAGCATTGCAAGGAATGATCCGATGAGTGCAGCCACGATCGCTGTAAATGAGAGAAATCGATCAGAGAAACTATGATGAGAAGATATGTTTCTTGCGTAAGAAGTTAGATAACTTTGCTTGGCATTAGGTTACTTGCTTATGATTTACGGAATTATTTAGAATAGGGGCAACAATGATATTAGAGAACATTACCAAAGAAAGGAACTGAAAGAGCAACGACCAGAGTAGAGATGACTAGGATTGTTCTGAACAATATGGATACACCATGTGACCTCATCTTAGCCATTGGAATAAGTTCTTCGAGACTCAGAACGATTGGGGTGATTGTTAACGCGTATTTTGTCATCGGAGTAACAACCTAAGAGATTGAGGTAAGTCAATGTTgattatacatatatgtatagaGGGAGAATCAGATGAGAATGCTTATCTTACCGCAGTCCAAACAGCTATTTTGGATGGAAGGAAGTGTTTAGGCATGTTTAATGTGAATTGTGATTGGAGTGCTTCACCAAACATGGTGTAACCGCAGACTGCTATAGCTATGTATAAGACCGTACAGAAACCAAAACTGcacaagaaagaagaaagaagaaagaattAGTATTATTATGGTTTAGTGAGATAGGAGCTGCCAGGATACAAGTAAATAGAGGCTTCTTAGACTTACCAAATAACTAAGACAAGAGGAAACTTGGAAGGATCTTTCATGGAAGAATAGATGTTTGGAAAAACCGAATGACCCGAGTACCCAAACCCGAAAATCCCTATAGCAACAGGTAAGTTACCGAAGTCCATAAGTTTTCCTGTTGCATGAAAACCGATTCCATCTACTGCACCAACCCAAAGGAGGCAGAGACCAAGCAAGACTGATGCCAAGACTCCTCCAACTAGACCAGAGAGTTTAAATACGTTCAATTACATCataaaaaaagaagctaaaacAGAGAGATTCGGGAGGGAAAAGCAAACCTGAAAGGTAAGAAAGCAAACTAAGGTCTTTAAGCCAGACCGTTGGAAGGACAAGAATAGTGGTCAAAACTGCAAAGGTTTGAGCAGAATCTAGGGATAGCCCTGGGGTAATGCCCAGTGAAACGTTTGGGAATAGTCCTGATAAATTATCGCTCATCATGATTATGTATTCCACACAAGCTGCCtagttttttgaaaaacaaatataccattaacaaaacaaaacaattgtaAAATCTGAACATCATTAATATGATATTAgcattcttagcaaaaaaaacaaacaattgtCATTAATGCATTGAAGAATATAAAGAATATTGAACAACAGAGAGAATGAAACTTACATACAACTCTATGTACAAAAGGATCTGCCGTTCAAGAAAAAGAACTCAAGCTTCAGTTTCAAGAAacataaaacttttaaaacgtatttttgattttggaaaATGGGAACTGAAAACATACGGAAATGATGCAGCGACCGGTAATACCAAAGGCGGCTTGACCGATGTCAGGGTAAGTTTGAAGACCAGGAGAACTTTCAAGACATCTCTTCAAGAGAATGCCTGTGTAGCAAGTGATGACTCCAAAGAAGGAGAGTATGAGCAAACCAAGCCATCCACTCTCTTTTATTGCATAGGGCATTGTTATTAATCCTAGTCCACACAAAACATTGGTTCCTGCCAAACAAAATAGTGGTGATGAAAACATGTTTTCGCTACTATCTTTAATTCTTTACTAATCAcacatttcatttatttttttaccgTTGAGAATGGATTGAGAGACGGAGCAGAGATTAGATTGTGGTAAAGGAAGATCGGTGACGGAGAGCTTGAGCTGGGATGGAAAATGGGAAGGTAATATGGTATCTTCCTTGTCAGGATCTGGTTGAGAGAGAAGAGGTTTGCTTGCGGAAGAAGAAAACGAATCGAAAAAGGAAGACTGTTGCTTCTTGTGGAAGGAAGAGCCTGATCTCCTGGAGAGGCTACGCGGCATGAAACTCACCGAAGGTGGAGTCATTCCCGTCATTAAATCCATTGACCGTCTGAACAAAAACAATCATTTCAAGATTTGTAATTCTGAGAGAATTCAATAAGCAAAAAGAACAGAggaaattaatgtttttattttttaccgGTAACTCTGTGGCCATGGAGGATTTGGGACATCGGTGAGATTGTTATCTGAACGATTACGAGACAACGGAGAGGAGGTATCAGAATTTGCTCCGCATCTCCGACCATCTCCATCGTGTTCATCGTCTGAACAAGCAAGATCTGCTTGATTTTCCTCGTCATCTGTCAGAAACGAATGGTCCCTGTCGTGTAAGAATTCTTCGTCGAGTTTCATCTTCTCACGATCTCAATGAAATGCTGAGGGGAGAGAGATGTAAAACGGGTTTTAGTGTTTCAGGCAGAGTCAAAGAGATTTCTTCTATATATGGAAACATGTATCAATGGAGGGTAATAACATATTcaatgttttttaatatttgtttctcttttCATCTTCTTGCGGTTTAGAATTGATGCTGAAGATATTCTTCGTGTCCTATGAACTTccaaaatagaaatatatattttagatttccattttgttttttgttgaCTAACTTCCAAAACTGTATTATCTATGGTTGCAGGTGATACATGCAAACATACCGCTGTCCCATTTTCCAATATATTCTTCCATTCATCATTAACCGTTgatttattttcaatatatatatatatgattattatcaaaatattcaaTTACAGCTTCCATATTTATGAAAAAACAGAAGAGATAAGTCTTGTTGGTTATAAAATAATACAGAGGTAACACTTgctacatttttttctttttttcacttTCTATAACACACCACTTACCACATTTTCCATAACAGTTACtacaaattaaacaaaaacgtTTTTCTTTTCATTATGACCTTTTTCAaggttttagagtttttttcaTTAACTTGATTGATCATACAAACTTAAGTGTAATTTTGTGACAATAAATACAATGTAGTGTCTTATCATTAAATTGTTAAAGATGGTATGTTCTATTTATTCTGACACATACGATCACTATGTATTTCTTATAGCAATTATAAAAGCTCTTCtttggattttttaaaaaaacataacgtCCTCCAGTTTTGTTTGTTCTTATGTTTGCTTGTTTGAATTGGTGATGCTTTACTAGccaaaccatttttttttgtc includes the following:
- the LOC103847472 gene encoding amino acid transporter AVT1D, giving the protein MKLDEEFLHDRDHSFLTDDEENQADLACSDDEHDGDGRRCGANSDTSSPLSRNRSDNNLTDVPNPPWPQSYRRSMDLMTGMTPPSVSFMPRSLSRRSGSSFHKKQQSSFFDSFSSSASKPLLSQPDPDKEDTILPSHFPSQLKLSVTDLPLPQSNLCSVSQSILNGTNVLCGLGLITMPYAIKESGWLGLLILSFFGVITCYTGILLKRCLESSPGLQTYPDIGQAAFGITGRCIISILLYIELYAACVEYIIMMSDNLSGLFPNVSLGITPGLSLDSAQTFAVLTTILVLPTVWLKDLSLLSYLSVGGVLASVLLGLCLLWVGAVDGIGFHATGKLMDFGNLPVAIGIFGFGYSGHSVFPNIYSSMKDPSKFPLVLVICFGFCTVLYIAIAVCGYTMFGEALQSQFTLNMPKHFLPSKIAVWTAVVTPMTKYALTITPIVLSLEELIPMAKMRSHGVSILFRTILVISTLVVALSVPFFAIVAALIGSFLAMLVALIFPCLCYLSILKGKLTNTQIGLCMFIIVFGLVSGCCGTYSAISRLADQMT